The Arachis ipaensis cultivar K30076 chromosome B07, Araip1.1, whole genome shotgun sequence genomic interval aatcacttttgatcctactaaataagatctgaacttgtcaatggcataaactactgcaagcaaatcattttctgtggttgtgtaattcttctgtgcatcatttaaaacatggctagcataataaatgatatgcagaagcttgttatgcctctgttccaatactgcaccaatggcatgatcattggcatcacacattagttcgaatggtaatgtccagtctggtgcagaaatgactggtgctgtgaccagcttagcttttagagtctcaaacgcctgcagacactctgtgtcaaagacaaatggtgtatcagcagctagcagattgctcagaggttttacaatttttgaaaaatcttttataaacctcctatagaatcctgcatgccccagaaagcttttaattgccttaacattggcaggtggtggtaatttttcaattacctctaccttaacttgatccacctctattcccttattcgaaattttgtgcccaaggaaaattccttcagtcaccatgaagtgacatttctcccagtttaaaaccaggttggtctcttggcaccttttcagaacaagtgctagatgatcaagacaagagccgaatgagtctccaaatactgagaagtcatccatgaagacttccaggaatttctctaccatatcagagaagatagagagcatgcacctctgaaaggttgcaggtgcattacacaggccaaatggcatccttctgtaggcaaatactccagatagacatgtgaatgttgttttctcttggtcctgaggatctactacaatttggttgtaacctgaatagccatccaaaaagtagtagtattcatggcatgctagtctctctagcatttggtcaatgaatggtaaagaaaaatgattcttcttggtggctgtattgagccttctgtagtcaatacacatacaccaccctgtaactgttcttgtaggaaccagttcattcttttcattatgaaaccactgtcatgcctccctccTTGTGAACAACGTGGACAGgtctcacccaggggctatcagaaatagcataaataatcccagcctctagtaacttagtgacctctttctgcaccacctccttcatggctggatttagccgcctctgtggttgaaccactggcttagcatcatcctccaataggatcttgtgcatgcatctggctgggctaatgcccttaagatcacttatggaccacccaagagctgtcttgtgtgtccttagcacctgaattagtgctttctcttcctgtggctttaaagcagagcttatgatcacgggaaaagtgtcatcttctcccagaaatgcatatttcagggatggtggtagtggtttgagctcgggtttaggaggcttctcctcttcttgaggatttttcagaggttcttctgttttctctagttcctccagatcaggctgaacatctttaaaaatatcctctagctctgattcgagactctcagtcatattgacctcttccaccagggagtcaataatatcagcgctcatgcagtcctttgatgtgtctggatgctgcatagctttgacagcattcaacttaaactcatcctcatttactctcagggttatctcccctttttggacgtcaatgagggttcgtccagttgctaggaaaggtcttcctagaatgagagttgcactcttgtgctcctctatttccagtactacaaagtcagtgggaaaggcaaatgccccaaccttgacaatcatgtcctcaattacgcctgatggaatcttaatggagccatcagcaagttggaggcatatccaggttggtttaacttcatcagtcaaaccaagctttttgatagtggatgcaggtattaggttgatacttgccccaatatcacatagagttgtcttggtacaagcaccctctaatgtgcatggtatcataaagcttccgggatctttaagcttctctggtaagcttttcataatgactgcactgcattcttcagtgaggaaaactttttcagtttctctccaatttttcttatgacttaagatctctttcatgaacttagcataagagggtatttgctcaagtgcctctgcaaacggaatctttatttcaagagtcctgagatagtctgcaaagcgggcaaattgatTATCCTattctgcttggcggagtttctaaggataaggcatcttggctttatattcttcaaccttagttgctacaggtttacttcctacagaagtggttggagaagcctgcctaaGGAGGTTGTTATCATCACTTGCATGTGTCTGATCccccattggcgtttgaacgccagaattgggtgctgtatgggcgtttaacgccatattgccacccttttctggcgtttggacgccaaaATTGGTCAtccattgggcgtttaatgccaatttTTCACCtttttctagcgtttgaacgccagaatcattcctctctaggctcttactgtccttagagggattttgggtagtggctTGGTCATCctttgtcagttgttcctttcttggctttctgctgccttgagttgagacattcaatgtcttcccactccttaaatgaacggcttggcattcttctgttatctgtttagataactgctgtcttgtctgattcaattgtgcttctatattcttgttagcatttttagtgtcttggaacatctctttaaattcaactaactgttttgttataagaagcaattgctgattgagttcaacaacttgttctggaggactaaattcagtggatactgccttagcctcttctttcatggaggatgataaaccactattttatggtttatcttgtactcaattgagtggtttttatcaactctttacccacttattcatattatttgcatgttttacattttccttcctggttttgtgctatgattgaaaacatgcttctttgatcttatatttgcttattattaatcctctcttattaccattagatgccttgatatgtgtgttaagtgttctcagagattacagggcaggaatggctcagaggatagaaaggaagcatgcaaaagtggaaggaatacaagaagttggagaaactactaagctgtccagcctgacctcttcgtactcaaacggctataactttagctacaaaggtccaaatgacgcggtttcagttgcattggaaagtaacgtccggggattcgatttgatatataatatgccatagttgccctgacgccaggcgacgcgaacgcgtgatccacgcggacgcgtcgcatctgcgaacttcaatccgcgcggccgcgtggacgacgcctccgcgtcacttgtccgcgacctgaacgtaccagaatacgcaaggggcgatttctgggctatttctgacccagtttttggcccagaaagcacagattggaggctataaagtgggggaatgcatccattcagagagagctcgccaattttcactttccatgatttagatttagtcttgagagaggttctctcctctctctcttaggatttaggacttctcttagtttttaagagtgactctcgatccaggttttatgtttctttgttttaagcttcccttttcacttctatttatttattccagcacttgagttgattatttacttttataatttaatttatgaattattccatgttacagattgttatttgaattaatgatatttgaggtattccagtttatgattgctctctttaattcatTGGcttccatctaaggatatttttattccagcaattttactttttccccttttggttttggttaagaaatcagtaactcaacattatcaaactcaacataactgataaatcgctatcttgctaattgaactgaacttcaataatcccaactttttcttaggaaataaataggattcaaaggtcaaactaattagtcccttgactttcctttgttttagcaaaggttaactaagtggaatttagattcaactttcattattgttgagagagataactaagttggacttccaatttctcttaccttgccaaaagtttgctttacagttttatttattttaattgtcatttactttacttgtcatttaaatcactagcttctcaccttctaaaccccgattacaacctttatagccaataataagaacatactttcttgcagttccttgagaagacgacccgaggtttgaatactcggttaacaatttttaaaggggtttgttacttatgacacccaaaatgtttgtatgaaaggacttttgaaggtttagaaactatacttgcaacgaggatttatccgcaaatttctagaccacgcaaaagtttctctcatcagaggactcactacttaagtaaagatgttgatttctagcaactgtatcaatgagctcttgagcctcttcaattgtctttctcatgtgtatagatccaccagctgaatggTATAGAGACATCTGgaccttttctgtaagcccgtagtagaaaatgtctaactgtacccattctgaaaatatttcagagggacatttccttagcatccctatgtacctctcccagacattataaagagattcattatcctcttgtttaaagccttggatgtccaaccttagctgtgtcatcctttttggagggaaatattgattcaggaatttgtctaataactgtttccatgttcttatacttgctgtgggttggttatttaatcacctcttagcttgatcttttacagcaaatgaaaacagtaataatctgtagacatcctgatctacttctttatcacgtactgtgtcagcaatttgtaagaactgtgccagaaactcagtaggttcttcctgtggaagaccggaatagtggcaattttgctgcaccatgataatgagctgagggtttagctcaaaactgctggctctgatgggaggtatacagatactactcccatatgaagtagtaatggggttagcatatgaccccagagtccttctggactgttcatatccacttaggtccatgatggagaaagggagatgatgtgaattgtaaatagaaattttattttatttaattaaggacAAACcataaaaaagagaataaaataaaatacttggaaaatagaatataagtttcgaaagctaaaaggaaaagaaataaaagaaattcgaatactaaaatgattacttaattaaaaagatttcaaaaattttggatatgattttcgaaaattgaagagagaaaaagtggttaggaagttttcaaaaagatatgtcttaaaattaaatatacttgtaagagaataaataaaagaaaagatttgaaaaggatgtgattttaaaatttgaaattagaaaagataagataagttaggtaagagaagataagttttaaaaaaaagttttgaaatttaaattttaaatttgaaaattgaattttaaactttgaaatttgaaatttaaaatttgaattttgaattttgaattttgaaaaagtcaacaatataagataaagatttgaaaaagatttaaattttgaaaaggtttgattttaaattttttttttaaaatttaaattttgaaatttgatttttgaattttagaatttaattgaaatttgaaatttgaatttgaaataagataagatatgataaatgcaaatttcgaaaattcaattaaaataaagaggggagtggttgtcaggcatgcgttcataggtttgagaataatgatgagtgtcacggatcatcatgttctctatattgaagtacgagtgagtatcttagaatagaatcaagcgtgattgaatagaaaacagtagtaattgcattaatacattgaaacacagcagagctcttcacccccacctatggggtttagagactcatgccgtagaagatacaatatgaagtgtaaaatgtcatgagttacagaATGAAtccctaaaagtagtttttatactagactagtaacttagggttacagaaaatgagtaactaggtgtagatagtaCAGAATTCTACTTtcaggacccacttggtgagtgtttggactgagctttcaagcttacacgtgcatatgcctcaagttggagttaaacgccaccctaggTGCCAaaataggcgtttaacgccaagaaatgtgccagttctggcgttttacgccagaaagtttttggctaacttttaacgccaatttgggccatcaaatctcgggcaaagtatgaactattatatatttctggaaagcccaagatgtctaattctcaacgcaattgagagcgcaccaattgggcctttgtagctcgagaaaatctattttgagtgcaggagggtcagaatccaacagcatctgcagtcctttctcagcctctgaatcagatttttgctcaggtccctcaatttcagccagaaaagacctgaaattacagaaaaacacacaaactcatagtaaagtccagaattgtgatttttgaataaaaactaataaaaatataataaaaagtaaataaaatatacttaaaactacctaaaaacaatgccaaaaagggtataaattatccgctcatcaatagttAGGGTGTTCCATCGGGTTGAGCGGCGAAGGGTAGGACCATCAGGATGAACGATAGTGTAAGTGGAGGAGGGGGAGGAAAATGAGGGTTGAGATAGAATGGAAACATGATATGACAGTATATTGAAAGATGGTTACACTGCCTAACCCTAATaatctaaatttaaaaattaattattctaataAATTGAGAATctgattttaataactaatttaagcTTCATTTTTTAAACTGTTGTTCGCGTTGTTCAACATATACattgtttactttcttttttataggttaaataagataattttaaaaattatgacATTAACATATTGTATTCAGGTGAATGGATATATTTTTCTGATAAGTAGAATAAGGTGAAATGTAAAAGTTTCTTTCAATTTCTCATGTTTTAATGAAATACATGTTTTTTTTTACATGTGTTTTGAGCTAAATTGGTATGTTAAATTAGTTTATTGTGTTGTACACTATCTGTTAGTAATCAAACTGAAtcgataaaataaaattaatgaaaCATCCAAGATATTTTATGTTATAACAGTGAATAATTTGTCAGTAAAACGTTCtgttttttaaaaagtaaaatctgATTGGCTTAAATgtaaatacaaaattttaatcttttaatcaatttttttaatcaagAGTTAACTGTTCATATTAGATAAATAggtattactatttttttttatattctaggactatatatatgtgtattatATAAGAAATAATAGTAAATGAATACCAAGTTCATATATTTTGTTGTCTGATCATATTTGTCCTTTACTTacaattaaattaaactaaactttTTATATTTTGGTTACTTTAGTCTTTCTGTTCAGTTGTGAAAAGTTAAAAATGTGGTTTTCAAAGCCTAATGCATTAATTAACTTTGCAAATCTTTTTCCAGAAAGTATTTGGTacgataaaattttaatttttttaaatagtttattaaaattaatattttatattgtaatatttatatttgataaataaaattaaaattagttgtTAATAAGTATTGTTTTGAGGGTTATCTAAAATGTTGATTTGAGTCGGAACGTGAAGTCTAGATCCCTTTGTATAGCAGCGTCCGGCTTGTGGATGTCGAGGTACTGTATGTCCGAGTTTCTCATGAGGAGGTAGAAGatggtacctgtaagagactccgatccttaagttagcaagggttttaagcaggtttttagtagattaaaACGTAAATAATACTTGAGGGGTGTTAGGGTATTTATCAAGGTTCTAAAAATTGGACTGGACCGGCCCGTTTAACTAGGTTAATCGGGAATCGGTCACTTGGCCGGTTCGATTGACCCTCGAATTGCCTTGCAAAAATCGGTCAAACCGGCCAGGTTTTTAAAGGTGCCAGTTTTTTACCAAGGTCCTAAACGGCGTTGTTTTGAGACGCACGAAAAAAAAGGAACCCGCATAGCTGACCGCCTGACCCGGTAACCCAACCCAACCCAACCCTTTATACAAACTGGAAACCCAGTCTCCTCACTCACCAGCCACCACACCTCAACCCTAATTTCACTCCCAATCTTCATCCAACAACGAAGGCCACTGTCCCTCCCAGTCTACCACAATCGACGTTGTCACCAGGCAGAAGGATCTCCAACGGGCGGATGGAAGGAAGCTGGTCTAGTCTGGTTGCGGATTGAAGCTGCTGCAGCGGCGTCGTCCTCGGAACTCCGAAGCTGGTCTGGTCATCTGGTCGGTGTCGTCTGCTTTTCTGGTCGACGGAAGCTGTTCTATCAACATCACGAAAGCTGCTCTCTTCTGTCGCCGTGACCTAGACGCCTTCTGTGCTCTCTGCCGCGGTGAGTTTGTACTGGTTTTcaaccaatttttttattttgttaatgaattatatgaattaatgcaaagttcTTTATATGGTCAATTATATAGATTGATGCAGAGTTCAGTTTCTGTATGTAATAGCTGCTGTAATTATTTGGTTAATTTTGGTTAATTATATGGATTGATGCAGAGTTGTACTTCTTTATTTGGTCAATTTTGGATTATTTGGTTAATTAATTAACCATAGCTGCTATAATTATTTGGTTAATTATATGATGCAGAGTTCTGCTTCTGTATGTATTATCTAATTCTCTAAATTTTGCTGTATGTAATTTACTAATTTCAATAATTTGTAATGGCTAGACTGCTGTATGTAAATTCAATTTTGATTCCTAAATTTTGCTGTAAATGACTAATTGTTGCAATGGCTGCCATATATATAGTACATTTGTTTAATGTTGTTTCTTTTTATGGTAGAACATCTTGTGTTTGTCATTTATagcattttgatttttttttagttataaattttgatatttgaagttGTTTATTAACTTTTAGTGATaaattatggataatttattatatgaaattgtcaaattttaaattttattagtttaaaaatgattgaatttaaatatttaaaattatatattgaattttttatataattttactctatatttaattaaaccagtTCAACTACAGTTCGACTCCGATTGAATTATTGAACCAGTCACTCGACCGGTTCAATGACCGGTCTGGTTATCACAACCttgataataataattaattcaactacatagAAATGAGTTAGTGCTACATAATTaaagaatttaataaataatgTTTGGAACAGATTAAAGACAAAGGAATATTCATTTTTTTAATGTTATCGTTGGATCTTTCTCCTTTCTAATCCATTGTATCAAATTTTCAAGTGAATAGtttacttattttttaatttattttattattttttatttttgtgaaattgcGCAGTAATCTTCATCGAAGacgaagaggaaaaagaagactAAAACCAGGAACCTTCAGCCATTCAATTACATGAACAGAGAAATCAATTGTTACGAGAGGCAACGGCACAGGCCAATTTATAAACGAAGAGCTCCCACATAACACAGAAGAAGCATCTAGAAAGTCAAATTAACAACTGCGATGCAAACCATAACATGACCTACACGCTGCGTTTCGATCGAGATCCATAGCATCGTTCACGGACCTCTGAGGAAGAACGCCAAGAAGAAGGTCCAAAGCGAAAGTAACAAGAGAACCTGAAGAAGCAGCTCCATGAACGAGCAGAGCTTCATCTTCTTATTCTTCCGACGTTCCTTCAGCAATTCCATCTTCAGATCCTGCATCTCCTTCTTCAACTTCTCCTGAAAACAGAAGCGCTGGAATCAGATAAACAgaaaattgaagagagagaaaagaaaaaggaagaaagaagtagGGGGGAAAATGTATACGTGTTCTTCTTCTCCGTTGTTAACGGCGCGAAGTGAGTTCAGGCGGTGGAGGAACAAAGCTGCTTTGGTACAGCGACTCAGTGACGCCGTTCGGAATTTCAGAGCCTTGTTATCTTGTTCGTTGTCCATTTCTTACTCTCTTTTTCCCTTTCTCAGTTGCAAATTTGTAATTCCGTTTTGTGAAGATTGCCTCTTCCCTTTTCCCGCGCAAGGCGTTTCTTTTAGTTTCTTTCCTTTCTGGCTTCGCTTCGTAtcatttgtttattttcttttttttttcttttttctttttgggtttGGGTTATGAATTTGACATGATATACACTAGTGTCTTTTATATGGATTTGGATTGTATTTAGAGGTGATCAGCTGGGCCAAAATTA includes:
- the LOC107608432 gene encoding uncharacterized protein LOC107608432, whose translation is MDNEQDNKALKFRTASLSRCTKAALFLHRLNSLRAVNNGEEEHEKLKKEMQDLKMELLKERRKNKKMKLCSFMELLLQVLLLLSLWTFFLAFFLRGP